The genome window gcattttctcattggagtctgtcctcgcttacagacagccccccaatttgaagcaaatactcaccagcaatcacacaccacagaacaaaaacactaacccaggaacctatccttgcaacaaagcccgatgcctactctgtccacatatctattcaagtgacatcatcataggacctaatcacatcagccacaccatcaggggcttgttcacctgcacatctaccaatgtgatatatgccatcatgtgccagcaatgcccctctgccatgtacattggccagaccagacagtctctacgcaagagaataaatggacacaaatctgacattaggaatcataacattcaaaaaccagtaggagaacacttcaacctttctggccattcagtaacagatttaaaggtggcaattttgcaagagaaaagcttcaaaaacagactccaatgagaaactgctgaacttgaattgatatgcaaactagatactatcaatttaggcttaaatagagattGGGAATGGCttagccattacacacattgaatctattttccccatgttaagtatcctcaaagcttcttgtcaaactgtcttaaatgggctatcctgttctttttgcggatacagactaacagggctgctactctgaaatatatcttactaggtactgattttgctggagggctCTCTTAAAattagttcatcagatagtcagaagtaaagtaaagaaaggggtgttgtccctttaagtgCTCTCTTCAAGGAgccgggggttgggggagggggtggaagaggtgaagggagaaagggatggacagaaaggacaggaagactttggaagcaagttttttttctatagtaattaaaatgtgtattttagataaagatggtcttttgaaggatttatttaaaaaactttaagtctgaagatccaagcatttaaggctaaagatgattgtgcatctaaaaatctgtgcaaggatttttttaaagatgtgattttataatcttcaccaactcactaatgaaatatttttgaagcaaattttaaactaaggtcctgtagacagtatatacctgggggttgggaaatgcctgttaaatggtatcattaccacttgaatggctctgtaacagtttcaatgttgtgctaatcggtctggcaggctggaggctttttcacttttaagttactagatcccctctggAGGAAGATTCATTcaccagcagccagctgtggcgggagcctgcaggaagggtcagacaGTGATAGGAAGAGACAGGAGGGTGGACACTAAAAcccccagtggtgccccaaattttcaggtgccctacgcaACCGCatatgctgcatatgcctaaggacggccctgcaacCCAGCATCATTTCGAAAGAGGAAATAAGATTTATGGAATCCTTTCCAATAAGTTGGAAAAACTATTATTCTGGATCAGCTGGTGCCTCAGAACAGACATGGTCTCCTTCATCTTCCCCATTTTCAGATCGCTTGTCAGAAACATTTTTGATGCGAGAGATAGCCAAGCCCTGTTAGGTATATATATTACTGCCATCTTCTGGGCGTACTCTAGAAGAGAAGTATCAACATAATAAACTGAAAAGCAGTTGGAGTCCTCTGTCTGTTTTAGCTCCTAGAACCAtgtgaggaggagaatgggattgGATTGATTGGCCCCAGTGGTTACTGCTTATATAGAAGAATCTGAGCTTGCACATTTAAAGTTGTACTTATCCCTGAGTGGGGATTCAGATGGACAACTTTTGAATGAGAAAATGTGATTTCAGAATTTTAGAATTAAAGTGACATGATGTGACAGCAGCTCTGTTCAGGGACTAGGATTTTGAAATAAATTTGGACATATAGCATGAACACCATTTGGCTGGAACTGAGCAAATGCAAAGGCAATATGTCAGTGTTTGTGACATCAGTCCCTGAAGTGAGATTTGATATTGGTGATGGTTCCCACATTTCCATAGTGGCTAAAGTGACCAATAGCAGGATAGTGCCAGGGAGCACAACAGCGGCTAGAAAACTACAGTGCAATTTATCAAATGCAGTTTTGCACCAGAAACAAAATTCTTAGTTCTTGACATCTAATTTGTTTCGTTTTGTGTTTGAAAAATCTAGACTCTATTATTACTGCAGTTTCCAAGGACATAACAGCCTATCACACAGTGTTCCTTACAGCCATACTTGGAGGTACTGTAGTCATTATCATTGGATTCTTCACTGTTCTTCTCTGTTACTGCAGGtaaggaaaaagaaaagctttAATATGCTCAATATGAATGGAATTTAAGGTTAACAAATGGGGCTCTTTTGAGacaaaataattgttttcttAGTAATATCTAGGAAGTGCATGTGTTTAAAGTCTTTTTCAAGCTTACTAATTTAAATATGTACACTATATTAATATGCAGTGTAATCACAAGTGATTTCAGTGGTTTTTGAACAGGTTCAAGTTTGTACCTACTGGCTTTCAAATTGTACATCATACCTTTTAGTCTGTGAAGTCTTAAGTGCAATCTGTGCTCATCACTAGTATTTTAATCATATGTCCTACAAttatctctcccccccacccccgccttttTTCCCATAGGGATAAATGTGGCCAATCAcataagaggggaaaaaatacaacTAAACTGGAGGTCTTAAAAAAGGACCAGACAACATCAACAACTCACATAAATCATATCAGTGCTGTGAAGGGGTCAGTAAAGCTAGAGGATAAATCACAATTATACATGCCCAAGCTTTCCTCCTTTAGCCCTCACAGAAAGACTTCTATGGAAACAGAGGACAAAAAAGCCTGGGACACTTTTAAAATCTACACAGAAAATGTTTCATATCAATCCAATCAGAGTGGTCACTCGAATTCAGCCCAGTCCTTGGAGCCTAATGCTGGAGTTAGACAATTACAGCACATtaacagcagtgtttcccaatcTCCCAGGGACATTCAAGACCAAAACAGATATCTTGCAGTGAACGAAGAGATGTATGGGCTTTCCCATATCCCAGAACAACTTATGCATATTTATAGTCAGCCTATTGCCATCCTTCAAACCTCTGACCTGTTCCACTCTCCGGAGCAATTACATGCTGCTAAGTCAGCTACTTTGCCAAGAAAAGGGCAGTTAGTCTATAGCCCAATGATGGAGCCCATGAATCGAGACAGCTACACACAGACGCTGCCCAAAATGCCAATGCACTCTTctctccagccccccacctgCAGAGATGAGAAAGTCACATTAGATGGTCAACAGGGTTTATCCTCACAAACTTCAAACTGGGGTCGGTATACTAATAATTTGCTGGAGTCTGTCTCTGTTCCTGGGACACTGAACGAAGCAGTTATGACACCATTTTCCTCTGAACTTCAAGGTATTTCAGAGCAAACGTTATTGGAGCTTTCTAAAGGAAAACCATCCCCACACCCCAGAGCATGGTTCGTGTCACTAGATGGAAAGCCAGTCGCTCAAGTGAGGCACTCTTTTATAGATCTGAAAAAGGGCAGGAAAACAGAAAGTAATGACACCAGCCTGGACTCTGGCGTGGACATGAATGAGCATCATCCCAGTCgaaaactggagagagagaaaactttcATTAAAAGCATGCATCATTCTAAGATCCTTTATTTGGAAGATTTGGATCTGAGTAGCAGCGAAAGTGGGACCACTGTTTGTAGCCCTGATGATCAGTCTGTGAGACACCTATTGGACGGAGGAAGTGTGCCAGCCGTAGAACAGCACACTGAAGAACCACCAcgaaaaaaaaccaccacaaaagGTCATGAGTCCAGTACTCTTCCAGCTAAAAAAAGAGGTAGACCGCCTATGGCTAAGAAAGATAGTCAAACCAATatctggaaaaagagagaggagagaCCCCTGATTCCTATAAATTGAAACACAGTGTGTTCAGTGTTCTTTTTCTAGCAGTTTGTGCACTCTTTCCTCTTTGCTTCTTGTTGTAAATTTGCAATGTTGGATTTATAAGGAGCAGTCAAAATGGTTTTCTAGTATCAGGTAAAGTTACATTTCTTAATGTGCAGACCAAGGATTATGATTTCAACGGAGCATTGGATATAAAATGTGAATTTATCACTGAGAAATGCTATTATGGTTTGTTTAAATTTTTCATTCTTGGGGTACACCTCTGGGGGTGCACAGCTAGAAATGTAGGCACTTAGAAAaagaaagtattttattttttgtagggATAGTTCTGGGTAGCAATGTTAAAATGTTTCCAAAATGATGTCCCTCACTAGAGTGACCAGCAGGATGTTGTGTAGCATTTACACATAACTTTTACTGGTGCCCTGACCATAGTAATTCCTACTTCATAGAAAGTTTCACTACATTAGTCTCAGGATGTTCTTGGAAATAATCAGGGACTTGGTATCTACTCCAGACACTTGTTAAAAGTCTGCAAATATCTTCCTTTTCATGTGTTACTCAATGCATATTGAGTCAAATTTGGCTCTCTGTCATAGGCTATTAAGTTATTCCTGATTCACATGGGTGTATTTAGGATAAAACTTGATGTCTAATGAAAATACCTTTGTCAACATGGGCAAATGGTGCCTTTTGCAGAAAAGGTACTTTTAGAAGGAATGACCTGTACTGTTACATTTGTAcacttttaaaagtttttaaaaacaaatagtaaATTTGATCACATTGGCTAATGTGCCACTTTTTTTGCTACTTTAGGTGGTAGGGCATGCAGCACAGAGGTGTTAaacaggctaaaaaaaaaaacctgattgcTTATTGTTTAGACTTTTGAGTGTATGGAAGCTGAGCTCCAAACTTGGTCCACAGTCCAACAGAGACACTTGATTATGAGTTATTACTAAGTTAAACAGCTACCAAAAGTTGTGAATGCATGAAATGTAACAAACATATGTATAGAGGAAGGAAATGTccatcaaaatatattttttgttttaaatggtcaTTTTGTCAAAGTGATAGATTTAGCTTTGGCTAACAGAAAAGTAGACTCACACACTTTTTAATGTGCTTCACATGAAATAGAATATTTCCTGTGACCTTTAAGATGTTTCTCTGAAGAAATAAGTCACAGCATTTTGGCTTTAGCAATTTGATTATAAAGGATGGCTTTAAAAATTGTTATAGTagaaaattccttttaaaaaaaaaagctttttaatgtctgtataaaaacaacaaggagtctggtggcaccttaaagactaacagatttatttgggcctaagctttcgtgggtaaaaacctcacttcttcggaatCATAGAGTGAAAGTGACAGGCATTaaatactgacacatggagagcagggagttacttcgcaagtggagaaccagtgatgacagggccaattcaatcagggtggatgtagtccactcccaataatggatgaggaggtgtcaattccaggagaggaaaagctgcttttgtaatgagccagccgctcccagtccctattcaagcccagattaatggtgttaaatttgcaaatgaattttagttctgctgtttctctttgaagtctgtttctgaagtttttttgttcaatgatagtgacttttaaatccgtaatagaatgaccaaggagattgaagtgttcacttactggcttatgtatgttaccattcctgatgtccgatttgtgtccatttattcttttgcggagggactgtccggtttgtccaatgtacatggcagaggggcattgctggcacatgatggcatatataacattagtggatgtgtaggtgaatgagcccttgatggtgtggctgatgtggttgggtcctctgatggtgtcgccagagtagatatggggacagagttggcaacaaggtttgctacagggattggttcctgggttggtgtttctgtggtgtggtgtgtagttgctggtgagtatttgcttcaggttggggggttgtctgtaagcgaggactggcctgcctcccaaggtctgtgagagtgaaggatcattttccagggtaggttgtagatcgtggataatgcgctggagaggttttagctgggggctgtatgtgatggccagtggtgttctgttattgtccttgttgaacctgtcctgtagtaggtgatttctgggtacccatcttgctctgtcaatctgtttcctcacttccccaggtgggtattgtagttttacgaatgcttgataaagatcttgtaggtgtttgtctctgtctgaggggttggagcaaattcggttgtatcttaggggttggctgtagacaatggatcgtgtgatgtgtcttggatggaagctggaggcatgtaggtacgtatagcggtcagtaggtttccggtatagggtggtgtttatgtgaccatcacttatttgcactgtagtgaccaggaagtggatctcttgtgtggactggtccaggctgaggttgatggtggggtggaaattgttgaagtccaggtggaattcttcaagggcttcctttccgtgggtccatatgatgatgtcatcaatgtagcgcaagtagaggaggggcactaggggacgagagctgaggaagcgttgttctaagtgagccataaaaatattggcatactgtggggccatgcgggtacccatagcagtgccactgacttgaaggtataagttgtccccaaatctgaagtggttgtgggtgaggacaaagtcacaaagctcagccaccagacctgctgtggcctcatcagggatactgttcctgacagtttgtagtccatcctcacgtggaatattggtgtaaaatgCTTCTACATCCATGATGGCCacgatggtgttttcaggaagaacaccaatgcattgtagtttcctcaggaagtcggtggtgtctcgaagatagctgggagtgctggtagcgtagggtctgaggagagagtccaaatagccagataatcctgctgtaagagtgctaatgcctgagatgatggggcgtccagggtttccgggtttatggatcttgggtagcagatagaatacccctggtcagggttctgggtgtgtgtccatgtagatttgttcctgtactgtagctgggaattacTTGagcagtttcttttggtattactcagtgggatcagaggatagtggcctgtagaatgtggtcttggagagttgcctggcagcctcctgttcataatccgacctgttcattatgactacagcacctcctttgtcagcccttttcatgataatgtcagagttgtttctgaggctgtggatggcattgtgttctgtacggctgaggttatgggacaagtgatgttgtttgtccaccatttcagcctgtgcacgtctgcggaagcactctatgtagaggtccagtctgtcatttcgaccgtcaggaggagtccacgcagagttcttcttcttgtagtgttggtaggagggttcctgtaggtcagtgcactgttcagtggtgcgttgaaaatattccttgagtcggagacaacgaaagtaggcttccagatcaccgcagaactgtatcgtgttcgtggggatggtgggacagaaagagagtccccgagatagaaCAGACTCTTCTgttgggctaagtgtgtggttggaaagattgacaatgttgttagatgagttgagggtaccactgttgtagccccttgtggcaggtaggagtttagatagcttactgtcctttttcctctgtagagaagtgaattgtgcgttgtaaatggcttgtctcatttttgtacagtccagccacgtggaagtttgtgtggaaggctggtattgtatgagagtctccagttttgagagctcattcttgatcttctgtctgctgtacagaatgctgatcaggtggttcctcagtttctttgagagtgtgtggcacagtctctcaccatagtcagtgtagtatgttgattgcaatggattctgggcttgaatagggactgggagtgactggctcattacagaagcagcttttcctctcctggaattgacacctcctcatccattattgggagtggactacatccaccctgattgaattggccctgtcatcactggttctccacttgcgaagtaactccctgctctccatgtgtcagtatataatgcctgcatctgtaactttcactctatgcatccgaagaagtgaggtttttacccgcgaaagcttatgcccaaataagtctgttagtctttaaggtgccaccagactcctggttgtttttgtagatacacggctaccccctgatacttgacacaatgtCTGTATAGTACATATGGTTAAAGTAACAGAACCAAAATATGTATACACTCTATGGACCTGGGTTGCAGTCATCTTCACTCAGGAAACAATACCATCAAACTCGGTGAACTGTTGGGCATTGGTACCATTCCTT of Chrysemys picta bellii isolate R12L10 chromosome 11, ASM1138683v2, whole genome shotgun sequence contains these proteins:
- the FAM171B gene encoding protein FAM171B isoform X1 yields the protein MPGLCGRFPSLLLGLAAALLLRGRLVPAAATSPAELSRSRPGAPSAATAGSVFMLKVQVNDIISHQYLPQAIVEVFVNYTKTNSTLTGNNGVVLIKVPYKLGLSLTIASYKEGYMLTPLPWKTGRMPIYSSVTLSLFPQSQANIWLFEDTVLITGKLSDAKSQPSVQFPKTLIKLPISHHITNVTAYLTVPQQFLKVDNFLYTTGILLNKSGFKSIELTPLAAICVNLLSAGKELKVTGPIHITLPLLPTSRVKSGDAIPAWTFDMKTGAWVSRGLGMVKNANDHLVWTYVAPHLGYWIAAPVPETRDSIITAVSKDITAYHTVFLTAILGGTVVIIIGFFTVLLCYCRDKCGQSHKRGKNTTKLEVLKKDQTTSTTHINHISAVKGSVKLEDKSQLYMPKLSSFSPHRKTSMETEDKKAWDTFKIYTENVSYQSNQSGHSNSAQSLEPNAGVRQLQHINSSVSQSPRDIQDQNRYLAVNEEMYGLSHIPEQLMHIYSQPIAILQTSDLFHSPEQLHAAKSATLPRKGQLVYSPMMEPMNRDSYTQTLPKMPMHSSLQPPTCRDEKVTLDGQQGLSSQTSNWGRYTNNLLESVSVPGTLNEAVMTPFSSELQGISEQTLLELSKGKPSPHPRAWFVSLDGKPVAQVRHSFIDLKKGRKTESNDTSLDSGVDMNEHHPSRKLEREKTFIKSMHHSKILYLEDLDLSSSESGTTVCSPDDQSVRHLLDGGSVPAVEQHTEEPPRKKTTTKGHESSTLPAKKRGRPPMAKKDSQTNIWKKREERPLIPIN
- the FAM171B gene encoding protein FAM171B isoform X2, whose amino-acid sequence is MPGLCGRFPSLLLGLAAALLLRGRLVPAAATSPAELSRSRPGAPSAATAGSVFMLKVQVNDIISHQYLPQAIVEVFVNYTKTNSTLTGNNGVVLIKVPYKLGLSLTIASYKEGYMLTPLPWKTGRMPIYSSVTLSLFPQSQANIWLFEDTVLITGKLSDAKSQPSVQFPKTLIKLPISHHITNVTAYLTVPQQFLKVDNFLYTTGILLNKSGFKSIELTPLAAICVNLLSAGKELKVTGPIHITLPLLPTSRVKSGDAIPAWTFDMKTGAWVSRGLGMVKNANDHLVWTYVAPHLGYWIAAPVPETRDSIITAVSKDITAYHTVFLTAILGGTVVIIIGFFTVLLCYCRDKCGQSHKRGKNTTKLEVLKKDQTTSTTHINHISAVKGSVKLEDKSQLYMPKLSSFSPHRKTSMETEDKKAWDTFKIYTENVSYQSNQSGHSNSAQSLEPNAGVRQLQHINSSVSQSPRDIQDQNRYLAVNEEMYGLSHIPEQLMHIYSQPIAILQTSDLFHSPEQLHAAKSATLPRKGQLVYSPMMEPMNRDSYTQTLPKMPMHSSLQPPTCRDEKVTLDGQQGLSSQTSNWGRYTNNLLESVSVPGTLNEAVMTPFSSELQGISEQTLLELSKGKPSPHPRAWFVSLDGKPVAQVRHSFIDLKKGRKTESNDTSLDSGVDMNEHHPSRKLEREKTFIKSMHHSKILYLEDLDLSSSESGTTVCSPDDQSVRHLLDGGSVPAVEQHTEEPPRKKTTTKGHESSTLPAKKRASLQLCWGKGPF